Genomic DNA from Actinomycetes bacterium:
GTCTCGACGTCGGTCGTGCCCAGGATCGCCACCTCGTGGACGGGCACGATGATGTCGCCGTCGCCCGGCATCCGGCAGTCGTTGACCACCCCGCGCACGTAGCGGCTGACCATCACGACCATGGCACCCTTGCCCGGAGCCATCCTCAGCCGACCCCCGGCGAGTGTGGCGACCTGCCCGGCCCAGGCCCCGGCCGCGTTCAGAACCCACTGGCAGCCGATCAGCCGGTCCTCGCCGGCCGCCGTGTCGCGCACGCGCACGGCTCGGATCTGGTCGCCGTCGCGTTCGAAGCCGACGACCGGGTGGCGGAGCAGCACACGCGCGCCCCTCGACGTGGCGTCGGCGACGAAGCCGCCCATGAGCTTCCAACCGTCCAACGTCCCGTCCGGCACCGCGAACACCCGCGACAGGTTCGGCGTAAGCAGCGGCTCCCGCTTGCGCGCCTGGTCCAGGCTGAGCTCCTCGCAAGGCACGCCGGTCTTCTCGCAGGCCTCGACGAAGGCGTCCCCGTAGCTCTGCTCGTTCTCGGGCAGCAGCACGAACAGCCCGCCGGTGTCCTCGACACAGTGCGGCGCGATGCGCCGCAGCGTCATGTTCTCCTCGATGCACTCGGTCGCCGAGACCGGATCCTTCACCACGTAACGGCCGCCGGAATGCAACAGCCCGTGCCAGCGTCCCGACGTGCCCGTCCCGAGGTCGGCCCGCTCGACCAGCACCGCGTCGATGCCGCGCAGTGCGAGGTCCCGAAGCACTGCCGTTCCGGTCGCTCCACCGCCTACGACGACGACCTGCGTCTCGAGGTCCGCC
This window encodes:
- a CDS encoding FAD-dependent oxidoreductase yields the protein MADLETQVVVVGGGATGTAVLRDLALRGIDAVLVERADLGTGTSGRWHGLLHSGGRYVVKDPVSATECIEENMTLRRIAPHCVEDTGGLFVLLPENEQSYGDAFVEACEKTGVPCEELSLDQARKREPLLTPNLSRVFAVPDGTLDGWKLMGGFVADATSRGARVLLRHPVVGFERDGDQIRAVRVRDTAAGEDRLIGCQWVLNAAGAWAGQVATLAGGRLRMAPGKGAMVVMVSRYVRGVVNDCRMPGDGDIIVPVHEVAILGTTDVETNDPDDISVDPREVDFMIDACAQMVPAIANGRVLRAFSGSRPLYKAEDAAGDSRDITRAFFVLDHSERDGPGNLLSIVGGKLTTCRQMAERTVDVLAAKMGVDADCATAEVPLPGAEHGFHRLADPLATVEKKVEYGELVCECELVTRARIEAAVDQGTTELDDLRRQLRLGFGPCQGAFCGWRAAAIVDDRRPGENEPLANLERFLEERWRGQRMAVWGDGAVQALLNHAIYRGTFDLRPQQEPAETEREA